One window of the Syngnathus typhle isolate RoL2023-S1 ecotype Sweden linkage group LG21, RoL_Styp_1.0, whole genome shotgun sequence genome contains the following:
- the pex26 gene encoding peroxisome assembly protein 26 isoform X1 yields MSSPTLSGDFTPVFNPPLSSTQTKLLDMLEDATEQLMINTDFDASFRICDRGLECLAHEEEADVRGELKAGFCIVGIQALAELNLWTGVLAWVLKHYEHMEDIPAKILQMCILLYSKVGEPAAVREATQAWLRSPSNIHLNEFRTVAELYLLYVLLPLGRTDQARELVVGELGGATFTEEQRQTALEIIEEEEVAHVNADCRVTASTQGTGSFLHKVEALLRVTYRRLTAASGSFPFHKLVLAAVILYMLVLRLDPALPSSFMWISKLHELLRQMWNFTAAPYYRAQKD; encoded by the exons ATGAGCAGCCCAACATTGAGCGGCGATTTTACGCCCGTTTTCAACCCTCCGCTGTCTTCCACGCAAACTAAACTGTTGGACATGTTAGAAGATGCCACAGAGCAACTGATGATCAATACCGACTTCGACGCTTCCTTCCGTATCTGCGATAGAGGGCTGGAGTGCCTCGCCCACGAGGAGGAAGCGGACGTGAG GGGTGAGCTTAAGGCTGGCTTTTGCATCGTGGGCATTCAAGCTTTGGCTGAGCTCAACCTGTGGACAGGTGTCCTCGCTTGGGTCCTGAAGCATTATGAGCATATGGAGGACATACCAGCTAAAATATTGCAAATGTG CATCCTCCTCTATTCCAAGGTGGGTGAGCCGGCAGCGGTGCGAGAGGCTACCCAAGCGTGGCTGCGCAGCCCGTCTAACATCCACCTAAATGAGTTTCGTACGGTAGCTGAGCTCTATTTGCTGTACGTCCTCCTGCCCCTCGGGCGCACGGATCAGGCCCGGGAACTTGTCGTGGGCGAATTGGGCGGCGCCACGTTCACGGAAGAGCAACGACAGACGGCGCTAGAAATCAtagaagaggaagaggtggcGCACGTCAACGCAGATTGTCGCGTAACTGCCTCGACGCAAG GCACGGGTTCCTTTCTCCATAAAGTGGAGGCCTTGCTGAGGGTTACTTACAGGAGATTGACGGCCGCCTCCGGATCTTTCCCATTCCATAAACTCGTCTTGGCTGCTGTTATTCTCTACATGCTTGTGTTACGTCTGGATCCAG CGCTTCCGTCTTCCTTCATGTGGATTTCTAAACTACACGAGCTTCTTCGACAGATGTGGAACTTCACGGCGGCTCCGTATTATCGAGCTCAGAAAGACTGA
- the pex26 gene encoding peroxisome assembly protein 26 isoform X2 — protein sequence MSSPTLSGDFTPVFNPPLSSTQTKLLDMLEDATEQLMINTDFDASFRICDRGLECLAHEEEADVRGELKAGFCIVGIQALAELNLWTGVLAWVLKHYEHMEDIPAKILQMCILLYSKARELVVGELGGATFTEEQRQTALEIIEEEEVAHVNADCRVTASTQGTGSFLHKVEALLRVTYRRLTAASGSFPFHKLVLAAVILYMLVLRLDPALPSSFMWISKLHELLRQMWNFTAAPYYRAQKD from the exons ATGAGCAGCCCAACATTGAGCGGCGATTTTACGCCCGTTTTCAACCCTCCGCTGTCTTCCACGCAAACTAAACTGTTGGACATGTTAGAAGATGCCACAGAGCAACTGATGATCAATACCGACTTCGACGCTTCCTTCCGTATCTGCGATAGAGGGCTGGAGTGCCTCGCCCACGAGGAGGAAGCGGACGTGAG GGGTGAGCTTAAGGCTGGCTTTTGCATCGTGGGCATTCAAGCTTTGGCTGAGCTCAACCTGTGGACAGGTGTCCTCGCTTGGGTCCTGAAGCATTATGAGCATATGGAGGACATACCAGCTAAAATATTGCAAATGTG CATCCTCCTCTATTCCAAG GCCCGGGAACTTGTCGTGGGCGAATTGGGCGGCGCCACGTTCACGGAAGAGCAACGACAGACGGCGCTAGAAATCAtagaagaggaagaggtggcGCACGTCAACGCAGATTGTCGCGTAACTGCCTCGACGCAAG GCACGGGTTCCTTTCTCCATAAAGTGGAGGCCTTGCTGAGGGTTACTTACAGGAGATTGACGGCCGCCTCCGGATCTTTCCCATTCCATAAACTCGTCTTGGCTGCTGTTATTCTCTACATGCTTGTGTTACGTCTGGATCCAG CGCTTCCGTCTTCCTTCATGTGGATTTCTAAACTACACGAGCTTCTTCGACAGATGTGGAACTTCACGGCGGCTCCGTATTATCGAGCTCAGAAAGACTGA
- the llph gene encoding protein LLP homolog yields the protein MAKSLRSKWKRKMRAEKRKKNAPKELARLKTALGLAKKGDDAVMTDMQEIATVVPVEKINKEADAVTEKDGDDDSTMDLDSKRNKKTLLNEHGQYPVWMSQRQAKKLKSKRMAQKTGGKIKKKKGIAW from the exons ATGGCCAAAAGCTTGCGGAGTAAGTGGAAGAGGAAGATGCGGGctgagaagaggaagaagaacgcTCCCAAGGAGCTCGCCCGCCTGAAAACAGCCCTCGGTCTGGCCAAGAAAGGGGACGACGCCGTGATGACCGACATGCAGGAGATCGCCACCGTGGTACCAGTCGAGAAGATCAATAAAGAGGCTGACGCAGTTACGGAGAAAGACGGAGACGATG ATAGCACCATGGACCTGGACAGCAAACGCAACAAGAAGACATTGCTGAATGAGCATGGACAGTATCCGGTGTGGATGAGCCAGCGGCAAGCCAAGAAGCTGAAGAGCAAGAGAATGGCTCAGAAGACCGGTGGCAAAATTAAGAAGAAGAAAGGCATTGCCTGGTGA
- the hcls1 gene encoding src substrate protein p85-like, with amino-acid sequence MWKSVVGHNVSMKVAAEGDDWETDPDFENDVSEQEQRWGAKTIEGSGRKEPISVAELRHKVAVEHEQVKHQEMTPKASYGYGGKFGVETDRMDKAAVGHDYVAQVQQHSSQKDAAKGFGGKFGVEKDRRDKSAVGFEYKGEVKQHASQKDYAKGFGGKYGVEREKVDKAALGYDYKGQTEKHQSQRDYSAGFGGRYGVQSERMDKSAAGFSDRDAPASAYEKTQPIEASSANAAKMKARFESLAKASDEENSRRVEEEKNRRKEREKRERQEAERKQQEQKSKEEPLHLEDVPQVLAECEASPEIRQNTLEEPQLTPEPELKTFDDAPPALPSRLDHFLHSDLPPDDIYDQVTAEEQDGGNEYEEAPPPLPPVLEEGGDEYEELEPPAACSDVYEDLSAGIQAVAIFDYQGEDVDEISFNPDDVITDIEMIDEGWWKGRCHGRTGLFPAAYVQLVQ; translated from the exons ATGTGGAAGTCAGTGGTGGGGCACAATGTGAGCATGAAGGTGGCCGCAGAAGGTGACGACTGGGAGACCGATCCGGACTTTGAG AATGACGTATCGGAACAAGAGCAGAGATGGGGGGCCAAGACCATTGAAGGTTCTGGCCGCAAAGAGCCCATCAG TGTTGCAGAACTGAGGCACAAAGTGGCAGTGGAGCACGAGCAGGTGAAACATCAGGAGATGACTCCAAAAGCGTCGTACGGCTACGGAGGCAAGTTCGGCGTGGAGACGGACCGCATGGACAAG GCGGCGGTGGGGCACGACTACGTGGCTCAGGTGCAGCAGCACAGTTCCCAAAAAGATGCAGCCAAGGGATTCGGCGGGAAGTTTGGCGTGGAGAAAGATCGGCGCGACAAG TCTGCTGTGGGTTTTGAGTACAAAGGAGAAGTCAAGCAGCACGCGTCCCAGAAAG ATTACGCCAAAGGCTTCGGGGGCAAATACGGCGTGGAAAGGGAGAAAGTGGATAAAGCCGCCCTGGGCTACGACTACAAAGGGCAAACGGAGAAGCATCAGTCGCAAAGAG ATTATTCCGCGGGCTTCGGAGGTCGATACGGAGTACAGTCGGAACGCATGGATAAG AGCGCAGCCGGGTTCTCCGACAGGGACGCCCCAGCCTCCGCTTACGAGAAGACCCAGCCGATAGAAGCCT CCAGCGCCAACGCCGCCAAGATGAAGGCCCGTTTCGAGAGTCTAGCCAAGGCCTCGGACGAGGAGAACAGCAGGAGAGTGGAAGAAGAGAAGAACAggaggaaggagagagagaaacgAGAACGACAGGAAGCGGAGCGCAAACAGCAG GAGCAAAAGAGCAAAGAGGAGCCACTTCATCTTGAAGATGTTCCACAAGTGCTTGCAGAGTGTGAAGCTTCACCGGAGATCAGACAGAACACACTGGAAGAACCACAGTTAACACCGGAACCAGAG TTGAAAACATTTGACGACGCGCCTCCGGCTTTACCTTCGCGCTTGGACCACTTCCTGCACTCGGACCTTCCCCCTGACGATATTTACGACCAAGTCACGGCAGAAGAGCAGGACGGCGGCAACGAGTACGAGGAGgctccgccgccgctgccgcctgtGCTGGAAGAGGGAGGCGATGAGTACGAAGAACTCGAGCCGCCAGCAGCTTGCTCAG ATGTCTACGAGGACCTGTCAGCCGGCATCCAAGCCGTCGCCATTTTTGACTATCAAGGCG AGGACGTGGACGAGATCTCCTTCAACCCGGACGACGTCATCACCGACATCGAGATGATCGACGAGGGCTGGTGGAAGGGACGCTGCCACGGACGCACTGGGCTTTTTCCAGCCGCCTACGTCCAGCTCGTGCAGTGA